A genomic window from Archaeoglobus profundus DSM 5631 includes:
- a CDS encoding MBL fold metallo-hydrolase — protein sequence MIKLENVVVYSGRFMVNTVIWKDYAFDPSVGSNVYHNVKTVFITHGHADHFSDAHLIDAKVVAPKLEANMIEKPDINWRGHFNWALLPKELVTPYFIGKGVKVDDFAENYPFSIPLPGHTYAHTGYLIENVLIAGDCIYPIDYWERFGVLYYTDPDALIESLNRIVELDWDYLIPGHGEVLCRDEGVKLARENIRRIMEVDKTILSIVDENTECEILAEVIRVYGAENVKAVFNILKPVVSGHLSSLYQRKLITVEMDDKKGVIFKKT from the coding sequence ATGATCAAACTCGAAAATGTTGTCGTTTACTCTGGTAGATTTATGGTAAACACGGTGATTTGGAAGGATTATGCCTTCGATCCTAGCGTTGGATCGAACGTCTATCACAACGTAAAGACTGTTTTCATAACCCACGGACACGCGGATCACTTTAGCGATGCGCATCTTATCGATGCCAAAGTTGTCGCTCCAAAGCTTGAAGCTAACATGATCGAAAAACCCGATATAAACTGGAGGGGACATTTCAACTGGGCTCTACTGCCTAAAGAACTTGTTACTCCTTATTTCATAGGTAAAGGTGTCAAAGTTGACGATTTTGCCGAAAACTATCCCTTCTCAATTCCCCTTCCCGGTCATACCTATGCCCATACTGGATATTTGATCGAGAATGTGCTGATTGCTGGAGACTGTATCTATCCAATCGATTATTGGGAGAGATTTGGCGTACTCTACTACACAGACCCAGATGCACTTATAGAGAGCCTAAACAGAATCGTAGAGTTGGACTGGGACTATCTAATTCCAGGACACGGAGAAGTTCTGTGCCGAGATGAAGGTGTTAAGCTGGCAAGAGAAAACATCCGAAGGATTATGGAAGTTGATAAAACGATTCTATCTATTGTCGATGAAAATACGGAATGCGAAATTTTGGCTGAAGTTATAAGAGTATACGGTGCGGAAAACGTCAAAGCCGTTTTCAACATTCTTAAGCCTGTCGTAAGCGGTCATCTCTCAAGTCTCTACCAGAGAAAGCTGATAACGGTTGAAATGGACGATAAAAAAGGTGTAATCTTCAAGAAGACTTAG
- a CDS encoding PH domain-containing protein — MSRYLEYANYDSKTVLITRPSVLGFMRRYLLCLTPFIVLVIYKFVNTYIDSLLTPLKALGLDFLLTTFNLTIFLLILLALAWVLRSTEVEGSVGLSLLISLIFVLAKVRFGNFKALTDAFNVYLESIPTAIPIAVTIMLIRTEIYRKTINYKLTDLGVEISGGIWRRQEQSIPYNQIGRVVLEQSLFGRLLNYGTIVLVSSAEWGSEYYTRAVGAGGSGKITAGVGYARTLKEVSRDPLKCLYGVKNPKKIKEIIERMMTAQFRAEIDQVEYLKRIYEEISRK; from the coding sequence ATGAGCAGATACTTGGAATACGCTAATTATGACTCGAAAACAGTTCTGATCACAAGACCTTCCGTTTTAGGATTTATGAGGCGATATCTGCTCTGTTTAACACCATTCATTGTACTTGTCATCTACAAGTTCGTAAATACCTACATCGACAGTCTTCTCACCCCACTCAAAGCCTTGGGGTTGGATTTTCTATTGACAACTTTCAATCTAACGATCTTTCTGCTGATACTCCTCGCACTTGCTTGGGTTCTCAGATCGACCGAAGTTGAAGGATCTGTAGGACTGTCGCTCTTAATCTCCTTGATATTCGTTTTGGCTAAGGTTAGGTTTGGCAACTTCAAAGCCTTAACCGATGCTTTCAACGTGTACTTGGAGAGTATTCCGACCGCTATACCTATCGCAGTTACGATAATGCTGATAAGAACAGAAATTTACAGAAAAACGATAAACTACAAGCTGACGGATTTAGGTGTAGAGATCTCAGGAGGTATATGGAGAAGACAGGAGCAGTCGATACCTTACAATCAGATAGGGAGAGTTGTTCTTGAGCAGAGCCTCTTTGGTAGGCTCTTGAACTACGGAACGATTGTACTCGTTAGCTCTGCTGAATGGGGTTCCGAATATTACACGAGAGCGGTTGGTGCGGGAGGGAGTGGTAAAATTACCGCTGGAGTTGGTTATGCGAGAACTCTCAAGGAGGTTTCGAGAGACCCCTTGAAATGTCTGTACGGTGTGAAAAATCCTAAGAAGATCAAAGAGATTATTGAGAGAATGATGACTGCACAGTTTAGAGCCGAAATTGATCAGGTGGAATACCTTAAAAGAATATACGAGGAGATTAGTCGTAAATGA
- a CDS encoding L-threonylcarbamoyladenylate synthase codes for MTKIYKVDPRNPDESVLREVAHMIKEGKLVAYPTETVYGLGTNALDENAVKRLFEVKGRPKKPVSVVVSDLDHVERIAEPNETALKLMEKFFPGPITIIVKKKKVIPPIVTAGTDKIGIRLPDYKIPLKLAEFSGVPVTSTSANVSGKPSPTKPEHIMVDFMGKIDAILDAGETPLKIESTVIDTTTEPPRVLRVGALPLNEIEKVVGEVEVLDYRAYKPKAKVVAVFKGDVEEVASRFEGRVCIIKEVKDLMDVLRRCKDCDVIVFECIDLSEAVRARIMSIADVIYD; via the coding sequence ATGACAAAAATATACAAGGTCGATCCGAGAAATCCCGATGAATCTGTTTTGAGAGAGGTTGCGCATATGATAAAAGAGGGCAAGCTAGTAGCATATCCTACAGAGACTGTTTACGGATTGGGAACAAATGCGCTAGATGAGAACGCTGTAAAACGTCTTTTTGAAGTTAAAGGTCGACCGAAGAAGCCTGTCTCCGTTGTAGTTTCGGATTTGGATCACGTTGAAAGAATTGCGGAACCTAACGAAACTGCCTTAAAGCTAATGGAAAAGTTCTTTCCCGGTCCGATTACTATCATTGTAAAGAAAAAGAAGGTAATACCTCCAATAGTTACAGCTGGAACGGACAAGATAGGAATAAGATTGCCAGACTACAAGATTCCTCTAAAATTGGCAGAATTTAGCGGTGTTCCTGTAACATCAACTTCGGCAAACGTTTCGGGAAAGCCATCCCCTACAAAGCCTGAGCACATTATGGTGGATTTTATGGGAAAGATAGATGCGATATTAGATGCGGGTGAGACACCCTTAAAGATTGAATCAACTGTTATAGACACTACAACAGAACCTCCGAGAGTCTTGAGGGTTGGGGCACTCCCCTTGAATGAGATAGAGAAGGTTGTTGGAGAGGTTGAAGTATTGGACTACAGAGCTTACAAGCCCAAAGCAAAGGTCGTTGCCGTTTTTAAAGGAGATGTGGAGGAAGTTGCGAGCAGATTTGAAGGTAGGGTGTGCATAATCAAGGAGGTAAAAGACCTCATGGACGTTCTAAGGAGATGCAAGGATTGCGATGTAATAGTGTTCGAATGCATTGATCTCAGCGAAGCCGTTAGGGCAAGGATAATGTCTATCGCAGACGTCATTTACGACTAA
- a CDS encoding NAD(P)/FAD-dependent oxidoreductase — protein MKVVVAGGGIGGLELINNLRGLDVTLVEPRERMVCQALLPEYIVGKVGDDEVSISIPEFCDRHGVNWVRDAVLKVEGNRVITERDEIEFDCLVISIGAKPFVFENTCSLGNLEDAKMCKKAVEDAESVVVIGSGATGVECAFELREMGLNVTLVEYLDRVLPTFNPRVSSYVKKLLEKEGVKVATSCKVIGVNEVVKTNKGDLDCDVAISCAGVIPNTIEGLRREKGGIVVDEYLRARENVFAIGDCALVKVNGKIATKTAFEAEMQARYTAKNLMRIANNESLVKYKIHSSVDRPIAFITLARERAILIYKGIFIPKPMKILYKVKKRVLEEFMKRYKV, from the coding sequence ATGAAGGTCGTCGTAGCCGGTGGAGGTATAGGTGGACTTGAACTGATAAATAATCTGAGGGGCTTAGATGTCACACTCGTAGAGCCAAGAGAGCGTATGGTCTGTCAAGCTCTCTTGCCAGAGTACATCGTCGGCAAGGTCGGAGATGACGAAGTCAGCATAAGTATCCCCGAGTTTTGCGATAGGCACGGTGTTAATTGGGTGAGAGATGCAGTTTTAAAGGTCGAAGGCAATAGGGTAATCACTGAAAGGGATGAAATCGAATTTGATTGTTTGGTGATTTCCATTGGAGCAAAGCCCTTTGTATTTGAGAATACGTGCAGCTTAGGAAACTTGGAAGATGCAAAGATGTGCAAGAAGGCCGTTGAAGATGCTGAGAGCGTTGTAGTCATAGGTTCAGGAGCTACAGGAGTTGAATGTGCTTTTGAGCTGAGAGAAATGGGGCTTAATGTTACACTCGTTGAGTACTTGGACAGAGTCCTACCGACTTTCAATCCAAGAGTCTCATCCTATGTGAAGAAACTTCTTGAGAAGGAGGGTGTTAAGGTAGCCACGTCTTGCAAGGTTATCGGAGTTAATGAGGTTGTCAAGACGAACAAAGGGGATTTGGATTGTGATGTCGCTATATCGTGTGCCGGTGTGATACCGAACACTATCGAAGGTTTAAGACGTGAGAAGGGAGGTATAGTTGTTGATGAATATCTGAGAGCTAGGGAAAACGTTTTTGCAATAGGAGACTGCGCCTTGGTTAAGGTTAACGGTAAAATTGCTACGAAAACCGCATTTGAAGCGGAGATGCAGGCGAGATACACTGCAAAGAACTTGATGAGAATTGCAAACAATGAAAGTTTGGTGAAGTACAAAATTCATTCAAGTGTTGATAGACCAATTGCCTTCATAACGCTTGCAAGGGAGAGGGCAATTCTAATATACAAGGGCATTTTCATTCCCAAGCCCATGAAGATTCTGTATAAGGTCAAGAAGAGGGTGCTGGAGGAATTTATGAAAAGGTATAAGGTCTGA
- a CDS encoding ketopantoate reductase family protein, protein MRIQIMGAGALGCLYGYLLQRKFEVVFVARGKQFEALKRGLKVTGLVEDFVRVNAVDRPCDADITFVTVKSYDTEEVAKSLRNVDCGIVVSLQNGIGNEEILSTYLGRVLGGVTTYASNLIDYGWIEFAGVGETFIGSMDGKICEDVLVVVEVLRECGINAEAVSDIVRRKWIKTVINSVINPITAILRVRNGAIVEIEELWKLASAVLREGEEVLKAMGFDVELEEVLKDVVTKTARNRSSMLQDIERGKRTEIDFINGAIVRKAEELGIDTPYNRALLLLVKSLEKFLTKCRS, encoded by the coding sequence GTGAGAATACAGATAATGGGTGCTGGGGCACTGGGATGTCTTTACGGCTACCTCCTCCAAAGAAAGTTTGAGGTTGTATTCGTTGCTAGGGGAAAGCAGTTCGAAGCTTTAAAGAGAGGTTTGAAGGTTACAGGATTGGTAGAGGATTTTGTAAGAGTTAATGCTGTTGATAGACCTTGTGATGCAGATATAACATTTGTAACTGTAAAATCTTACGATACGGAGGAAGTAGCAAAGTCTTTAAGGAATGTTGACTGCGGAATAGTCGTTTCGCTTCAAAACGGAATAGGAAATGAAGAGATACTTTCAACGTATCTTGGAAGAGTTCTCGGCGGTGTAACTACGTACGCATCGAACTTGATCGATTACGGTTGGATAGAGTTTGCCGGTGTGGGTGAGACATTTATAGGTAGTATGGATGGTAAAATTTGCGAGGATGTTCTGGTGGTTGTGGAGGTTTTGAGGGAGTGTGGAATTAACGCTGAAGCTGTGAGCGATATAGTGAGAAGAAAGTGGATAAAGACCGTAATAAACTCCGTAATAAACCCTATAACTGCTATTTTAAGGGTTAGGAACGGTGCAATTGTAGAGATAGAAGAGTTATGGAAATTGGCTTCGGCAGTTTTGAGGGAGGGAGAGGAAGTTTTGAAGGCTATGGGCTTCGATGTCGAGCTTGAAGAAGTTTTGAAGGATGTAGTTACCAAAACTGCCAGAAACAGATCTTCGATGCTTCAGGATATAGAGAGAGGTAAAAGAACTGAGATAGACTTCATAAACGGTGCAATAGTCAGAAAAGCTGAGGAGCTTGGCATAGATACGCCATACAACAGAGCGCTGTTACTCTTGGTGAAGAGCTTGGAAAAATTTTTAACCAAGTGTCGATCCTGA
- a CDS encoding COG2426 family protein, protein MDWLEVLIVSALPISELRGGIPLALYLGFDPLKAYIFSILGNLLPVPFLLIFLNLIERIALRTPLSRFYTRIVERTRRKKDLIEKYGYLGLSIFVAIPLPVTGAWTGCLLAFLLGLNRMKSFFYIALGVAIAGIIVLASSLGVFKVMGKA, encoded by the coding sequence GTGGACTGGCTGGAGGTTTTAATAGTTTCAGCTTTGCCAATTTCCGAGCTTAGAGGTGGAATTCCTCTAGCTTTATACTTGGGTTTTGATCCGCTGAAAGCTTACATCTTTTCAATTCTTGGAAACCTACTCCCAGTTCCATTCTTGCTGATATTTCTGAACCTTATTGAGAGGATTGCCTTAAGAACGCCGTTGTCGAGGTTTTATACGAGAATAGTGGAGAGAACAAGGAGAAAAAAGGATTTGATAGAAAAATACGGTTATTTAGGGCTGTCAATTTTTGTTGCGATTCCTCTGCCAGTAACTGGTGCTTGGACAGGTTGTCTCTTGGCCTTCCTTTTGGGACTCAACAGAATGAAATCGTTCTTTTATATAGCTCTAGGAGTTGCAATCGCTGGAATAATCGTTCTGGCATCGAGTTTGGGTGTGTTTAAAGTTATGGGAAAAGCTTAG
- the amrS gene encoding AmmeMemoRadiSam system radical SAM enzyme, protein MHPARAWRRVGNKVVCQLCYHFCRLKEGDFGKCNARFVKDGKPYTLTYGNISAMESRPMEIKPFFHFLPGKTAITFSTYSCNLDCPWCQNWHISKRNPPMSYSVVKPEEVVEKALIFGDVATCASFNEPTLLYEYLLDLFPLARSRGLFNTIVSNGYMTPLALRELVSAGLDAMNVDLKGDDRVYELCGGKAKNVLKTIETAKKLGVHLEVVCLLITDLNDDEDSVRWVVENHLRYAGAEIPLHFTRYFPAYLFERPPTPIERIERAIEIAKREGVEFVYIGNVPGHIYENTYCPNCGELLIKRYSFRVLDVRLKDGRCWRCGKEIYGLFIEE, encoded by the coding sequence ATGCATCCTGCAAGAGCTTGGAGGAGGGTTGGTAATAAAGTTGTTTGTCAACTTTGCTACCACTTTTGCAGGCTAAAGGAAGGTGATTTTGGCAAATGTAATGCGAGGTTCGTAAAAGATGGGAAGCCTTACACCCTTACATACGGGAACATAAGTGCTATGGAGAGCAGACCTATGGAGATCAAACCATTCTTTCATTTTCTACCCGGTAAAACTGCCATAACGTTCTCAACTTATTCATGCAATCTCGACTGTCCGTGGTGTCAGAACTGGCACATATCCAAAAGAAATCCTCCGATGAGCTACAGCGTCGTTAAGCCTGAAGAGGTAGTTGAAAAGGCCTTAATCTTTGGAGATGTTGCCACATGCGCAAGCTTTAACGAGCCTACGTTGCTCTACGAATACTTGCTTGATCTCTTTCCTTTAGCTAGGAGTAGGGGGCTGTTCAACACAATCGTTTCTAACGGTTACATGACACCTCTAGCCTTGAGAGAACTGGTTAGTGCCGGGTTGGATGCTATGAATGTCGATCTGAAGGGAGATGATAGGGTTTACGAGCTTTGCGGCGGTAAGGCTAAGAACGTTTTGAAAACCATAGAAACTGCCAAAAAGCTGGGAGTTCACTTAGAAGTGGTTTGCCTTCTGATAACTGATCTCAACGATGATGAGGATAGCGTTAGGTGGGTTGTTGAAAATCATTTAAGATACGCTGGAGCCGAAATTCCTTTGCACTTTACACGCTATTTCCCTGCGTATCTCTTCGAAAGACCTCCGACGCCTATTGAGAGAATTGAAAGGGCGATAGAGATTGCTAAAAGGGAAGGAGTAGAGTTCGTTTACATTGGAAACGTTCCTGGTCACATCTACGAGAACACGTACTGTCCAAACTGCGGTGAGCTTTTGATAAAGAGATATTCATTCAGAGTTTTGGATGTCAGACTTAAAGATGGTAGATGTTGGAGATGCGGGAAGGAAATTTACGGCTTATTCATCGAGGAGTGA
- a CDS encoding integrase encodes MFESFEAFDSSERLSGPGGFEPPTAGLRGFTIDYKEIRADFIDWIYSRVDRATADKYVKLLDRFLTEPITSPSDVSNIIKSIDKRGVRRWFINAFRNLLKFLEYEREWDEALINKYRKVAKTERSGVREVFITTEELLEAYENILPKYRILFKLIVYSGMRLDQACDMLAGYEPENLVIKEDLELARYPMASIGKGFKRAYWAYMPIRFVSELERTFIKYGTAKKAIYYKRVSALSIRKWHLNFMIENGVPESVADFIQGRASVTVGSTHYLNKTKQADQFYSKLVDKFPL; translated from the coding sequence TTGTTTGAAAGTTTCGAAGCCTTTGATTCATCAGAAAGGTTAAGCGGGCCGGGGGGATTCGAACCCCCGACCGCGGGATTAAGAGGCTTTACAATCGATTACAAAGAGATTAGAGCTGATTTCATCGATTGGATTTATTCCCGGGTTGATAGAGCAACCGCAGACAAATACGTAAAACTCCTTGACAGGTTCTTGACCGAACCCATTACATCACCGTCAGACGTGAGCAACATCATTAAAAGCATAGATAAGAGAGGAGTTAGAAGATGGTTCATCAACGCTTTCCGCAACCTCCTGAAGTTCCTTGAATACGAAAGAGAATGGGATGAAGCACTAATCAACAAATATCGGAAAGTTGCAAAGACTGAGAGATCAGGAGTCCGTGAAGTATTCATAACGACTGAAGAACTGCTTGAAGCTTATGAGAACATTCTACCGAAATATCGCATCCTCTTCAAACTCATAGTCTATTCGGGCATGAGACTTGATCAAGCTTGTGATATGCTTGCAGGTTATGAACCCGAAAACTTGGTTATCAAAGAAGATCTTGAATTAGCTCGATACCCTATGGCATCGATTGGTAAGGGTTTCAAAAGAGCTTATTGGGCGTATATGCCTATAAGATTCGTTTCAGAGCTTGAAAGAACGTTTATCAAATACGGAACTGCAAAGAAGGCAATCTACTATAAGAGGGTGTCGGCTTTGAGCATTAGAAAATGGCATCTTAACTTCATGATCGAAAACGGTGTTCCTGAGAGTGTTGCGGACTTCATTCAGGGAAGAGCATCCGTGACGGTTGGATCGACTCATTATCTCAACAAAACAAAACAAGCAGATCAGTTCTATTCAAAGCTTGTTGACAAATTCCCTCTCTAA
- a CDS encoding DUF2283 domain-containing protein — MVSVEFDPEVNALYIRLKDGKVKTSEPLADNIIIDLDENDEVLGIEILLPAKSEISKRLAEALIS, encoded by the coding sequence ATGGTTTCAGTCGAGTTTGACCCGGAAGTTAATGCCCTATACATCCGCCTGAAAGATGGAAAAGTCAAAACGTCAGAACCCTTAGCTGACAATATCATAATCGATTTGGATGAAAATGATGAAGTTTTAGGCATTGAAATCCTATTACCCGCTAAATCCGAAATATCTAAGAGATTGGCTGAAGCTTTAATCTCCTAA
- a CDS encoding DUF4258 domain-containing protein, with amino-acid sequence MKIRLSKHALNRAKERSIDLKQIEEVLRNPTETIDVKFGRKASYKRCDDKFIVVIFEEQDDEIVVVTVLRVDEERLRRYGFSRV; translated from the coding sequence ATGAAAATAAGATTATCAAAGCATGCATTAAACAGGGCAAAAGAGCGTTCAATTGATCTTAAACAAATAGAAGAAGTTTTGAGGAATCCAACAGAGACTATCGATGTTAAATTTGGTAGGAAAGCATCCTATAAACGATGTGACGATAAGTTTATAGTTGTAATATTCGAAGAACAGGATGACGAAATTGTAGTTGTTACGGTATTGAGAGTTGATGAGGAGAGGTTGAGGAGATATGGTTTCAGTCGAGTTTGA
- a CDS encoding radical SAM protein gives MKGMFSELFREYNNNNTNWLNTVENEQIKTARVVNLSLTQKCNWRCIFCYKCCPKPLEFDPDELFMILRALEKEKMFFGLTGGEPTIYRYWRNILRLFTGYPRLNIITNASGIRLKSDDDAHLLLTSVKSYKVSIHGVGRGAVEVTRSRAQKGLQFLEKMFDTLNRLEESLERKTNHLSYDFVVNVAVLKENVDEIPLLIDRLATLQDEYGYLTRIDVFRPTLVGNMKKHKSSILDLTKFAELCKELKETYSELPLTFDANIAHTPALYCWEIEPDGYVYSDMHFARVGSWRKHRLAEIIQFAYRYGPQLIRQYKGKEFVEFPDFEPIYEKDVIYQFKPKSNELHFFSAEDALLIYYLRNNKTYVFKGLLSYLIHTFTSCPLSQAIKLIKPIKFEDVKPILEFLEREGVIEKTESRFLKDFKIVNESINVKLGEREVC, from the coding sequence ATGAAGGGGATGTTTTCCGAGCTTTTTAGGGAGTATAATAACAATAACACCAATTGGCTAAACACGGTTGAGAACGAGCAAATTAAAACCGCAAGGGTAGTTAACTTATCCCTCACACAAAAGTGCAATTGGAGATGCATCTTCTGCTATAAGTGTTGCCCAAAACCGTTAGAATTCGATCCTGATGAGCTCTTCATGATACTTCGGGCATTAGAAAAGGAAAAAATGTTCTTCGGACTGACGGGTGGAGAGCCGACAATTTACAGATATTGGAGGAACATTTTAAGGTTGTTCACAGGGTATCCGCGCTTGAACATAATAACGAACGCTTCAGGAATTCGGTTGAAATCGGACGACGATGCGCATCTTCTTCTCACGAGTGTTAAAAGCTATAAAGTATCGATTCACGGTGTCGGGAGGGGAGCGGTTGAAGTAACAAGAAGTAGGGCGCAAAAAGGGTTGCAATTCCTCGAAAAAATGTTTGATACTCTTAATCGCTTGGAAGAGTCTTTGGAGCGGAAAACTAATCATCTCAGCTACGATTTTGTTGTCAACGTGGCTGTTCTGAAGGAGAACGTGGATGAAATTCCACTACTCATCGATAGGTTGGCAACGCTTCAAGATGAATACGGTTATCTAACAAGGATTGATGTTTTCAGACCTACACTTGTTGGGAATATGAAGAAACACAAATCAAGCATTCTCGATCTAACCAAGTTCGCAGAACTCTGCAAAGAGCTTAAGGAAACATATTCGGAACTTCCCTTAACTTTCGATGCTAACATTGCACATACTCCAGCGCTTTATTGCTGGGAGATTGAACCTGATGGATACGTTTACAGTGATATGCACTTCGCTCGGGTAGGCTCGTGGCGTAAGCACAGGTTAGCGGAAATTATTCAATTTGCCTATAGGTATGGTCCACAACTGATCAGACAGTATAAGGGGAAAGAATTTGTTGAGTTTCCAGATTTCGAACCTATCTATGAAAAGGATGTGATCTACCAATTTAAACCTAAAAGCAACGAGCTTCATTTCTTCAGTGCGGAGGATGCATTACTTATATACTACCTCCGCAATAATAAAACCTATGTTTTTAAGGGTTTGTTGAGTTATCTCATTCACACGTTCACATCTTGTCCCCTCAGTCAAGCGATTAAGCTGATCAAACCGATCAAGTTTGAAGATGTTAAACCCATTCTTGAATTCTTGGAACGAGAAGGTGTTATCGAGAAGACTGAAAGTCGTTTTCTGAAGGATTTCAAAATCGTGAACGAATCTATAAATGTAAAATTGGGAGAGCGGGAGGTGTGTTGA
- a CDS encoding carboxymuconolactone decarboxylase family protein yields MHPFAKALDGEWGNYIASWWRMKEEYLKTWVHPLREKHIYFKLVRGFPYEIPFVFNGAGFKNELNTPWKEAEELHDVILFAPVLRREILPWELVLDPDIENEKELVKKGRWIQASLEALEIEYTMGYTGNRSFHFHIIADPDTKLPEELPEGFNLRLFKEALFNIIGYCAGFDGLDIDTAGFKAKRHAIREFFSIHEKTRCFKVPLDEVEIRKVKLGVYPGWLEDWEGYELWKPTESQVMEILEEVERIIAQRKLQEKSFERFWRSKPRKERTIGSRWRLERIKKYAQILRKYGKLVNDPKLKERHGNEWNARAHLIILMIKEGFTDEEIHEVFRHSENYDHKKTQYFIDWFRRKEIEVSRGVRR; encoded by the coding sequence ATGCACCCATTTGCCAAAGCGCTTGATGGTGAGTGGGGAAATTATATCGCAAGTTGGTGGAGGATGAAAGAGGAATATCTCAAGACGTGGGTTCATCCTTTGAGGGAGAAGCACATTTACTTCAAGCTCGTTAGAGGATTCCCTTACGAAATTCCTTTCGTGTTCAATGGCGCAGGATTCAAGAATGAGCTCAATACGCCTTGGAAAGAAGCTGAAGAGCTTCACGACGTGATACTGTTTGCACCTGTATTAAGGAGAGAAATTCTGCCTTGGGAACTTGTTCTCGATCCTGATATCGAAAATGAGAAAGAACTTGTCAAAAAGGGTAGATGGATTCAAGCATCCCTTGAAGCTCTTGAAATCGAATATACAATGGGTTACACGGGAAACAGATCATTCCACTTCCACATTATAGCCGATCCTGATACCAAACTTCCTGAAGAACTTCCAGAGGGTTTTAATCTACGATTGTTCAAGGAAGCGTTGTTCAACATCATTGGGTATTGTGCAGGTTTTGACGGATTGGACATTGACACGGCAGGATTCAAGGCGAAGAGACATGCCATTAGAGAATTCTTCAGCATCCACGAAAAGACACGTTGTTTCAAGGTTCCCCTTGATGAGGTAGAAATCAGGAAAGTTAAGCTTGGCGTATATCCCGGATGGCTTGAAGATTGGGAGGGATACGAGCTTTGGAAACCAACTGAAAGCCAAGTAATGGAAATACTTGAAGAGGTTGAGAGAATAATTGCTCAAAGAAAGCTCCAAGAGAAATCCTTTGAGAGATTTTGGAGAAGCAAACCAAGAAAGGAAAGGACTATTGGTTCGAGATGGAGGCTTGAAAGGATAAAGAAGTATGCTCAGATTTTGAGGAAGTATGGGAAGCTCGTGAATGATCCAAAACTCAAGGAGAGGCATGGAAACGAATGGAACGCAAGAGCGCACCTAATCATTTTAATGATAAAGGAAGGCTTCACGGATGAGGAGATTCACGAAGTCTTCCGCCATTCTGAGAATTACGATCACAAGAAAACGCAGTATTTCATCGATTGGTTCAGGAGAAAGGAGATAGAAGTCTCGAGAGGTGTTAGGAGATGA